One window of the Daphnia magna isolate NIES unplaced genomic scaffold, ASM2063170v1.1 Dm_contigs096, whole genome shotgun sequence genome contains the following:
- the LOC116930413 gene encoding serine proteinase stubble — MQSLLVILGFVCFQPLNAFINMADVDCGISKFTNGRIVNGVDAVEGEFPWMVSLKLLRGQSGEHFCGGALINKRWILTAAHCVLNRRASQIQVSVAEHNLLGADSQQTKLFRVNQIVMHPSYVTRQLADDIALVNLDEEIQWSDRIQPACLPNPDKDSFAGLLATAAGWGWTDEVKNGGKRANTLQKVDVPILANAECQQWYKDEKKSLTIVSTALCAGLENGGKDSCQGDSGGPLMIKKDGRHQVVGVVSAGIGCARPRLPGLYTRVNNYLDWIARTVRM, encoded by the exons atgcaGTCCCTTCTTGTGATCCTGGGCTTCGTTTGCTTCCAGCCGCTGAATGCTTTCATCAACA TGGCCGACGTCGATTGCGGCATATCGAAATTCACCAACGGACGGATCGTCAACGGCGTCGACGCCGTCGAAGGAGAATTCCCTTG GATGGTGTCGCTGAAACTGCTGCGCGGCCAGAGTGGCGAGCACTTTTGCGGTGGCGCTCTGATCAACAAACGCTGGATTCTAACAGCGGCCCATTGCGTCCTTAA TCGTCGGGCATCGCAGATCCAAGTGAGCGTGGCGGAGCATAATCTGCTGGGCGCCGATAGCCAACAGACCAAGTTATTCCGCGTCAATCAGATCGTCATGCATCCGTCGTACGTGACGCGCCAGTTGGCCGATGATATTGCCCTTGTGAACCTCGATGAAGAGATCCAATGGAGCGATCGCATTCAACCCGCCTGTCTTCCTAATCCGGACAAAGATTCATTCGCCGGTTTGTTGGCCACCGCTGCCGGTTGGGGTTGGACCGACGAGGTCAAAAACG GTGGTAAAAGGGCCAATACGCTGCAGAAGGTCGATGTGCCCATTTTGGCTAATGCCGAATGTCAGCAGTGGTACAAGGACGAAAAAAAATCGCTGACTATCGTGAGCACGGCCTTATGCGCCGGTCTCGAAAATGGCGGCAAAGATTCTTGTCAA GGTGACAGTGGCGGACCGTTGATGATTAAAAAAGATGGACGTCATCAGGTGGTGGGCGTCGTCAGCGCCGGAATCGGTTGCGCTCGCCCTCGTTTACCTGGTCTTTACACGCGTGTTAATAATTACCTGGATTGGATTGCCCGCACTGTCCGCATGTAA
- the LOC123477590 gene encoding trypsin-1-like, whose translation MKTILAITGLIFFQPLDAFINMADVDCGMSVVRNGKIVNGIDAEAAEFPWIVSLKQRGEHFCGGALINSRWALTAAHCLLSRRASQIQVSVAEHNLLDANSQHTKLFQVTDIVLHPSYVTRQLAGDIALISFDQEVQWGDRVQPVCLPNPDKDPFAGFLATVAGWGWTDEVKNGGKRANILQKVDVPILANADCQQWYKDEKKSLIIVDTALCAGLEVGGKDACQGDSGGPLVVKKDGRHLLVGVVSAGIGCARPRLPGLYTRVNHYLDWISRTVRQEQEL comes from the exons ATGAAAACTATTCTAGCTATAACCGGACTTATTTTCTTTCAGCCGCTGGATGCCTTCATTAAca TGGCAGATGTGGATTGCGGAATGTCAGTGGTTCGTAACGGCAAAATAGTCAACGGAATCGACGCCGAAGCAGCGGAATTCCCTTG GATTGTTTCGCTTAAGCAGAGAGGCGAACATTTTTGCGGAGGTGCACTCATCAACAGTCGATGGGCCTTAACGGCCGCCCACTGCCTGCTCAG TCGAAGGGCTTCGCAGATTCAGGTGAGCGTGGCCGAGCACAACCTCCTCGACGCCAATAGCCAACACACTAAACTGTTCCAGGTGACCGACATAGTCTTGCATCCATCGTACGTGACTCGCCAATTGGCTGGTGATATCGCCCTCATCAGCTTCGACCAAGAGGTACAATGGGGCGATCGTGTTCAACCCGTCTGTCTTCCCAATCCGGACAAAGATCCGTTTGCTGGCTTCCTGGCAACTGTGGCCGGATGGGGCTGGACTGACGAGGTTAAAAACg GTGGGAAAAGAGCCAATATTCTGCAAAAGGTCGATGTGCCCATCTTGGCTAATGCCGACTGTCAGCAGTGGTATAAAGACGAGAAAAAGTCGCTGATTATTGTTGACACGGCCTTGTGTGCCGGACTGGAAGTCGGTGGCAAAGACGCTTGCCAA gGTGACAGCGGTGGCCCCTTAGTGGTGAAAAAAGATGGCCGTCACTTGCTGGTTGGCGTTGTGAGCGCCGGAATCGGTTGCGCCAGACCTCGGTTGCCCGGCCTTTACACTCGAGTTAACCATTATCTCGACTGGATTTCCCGCACTGTCCGCCAAGAACAAGAACTATAA
- the LOC123477589 gene encoding trypsin-1-like: MHQQYFSLIVLSLCCFPLIHAFLNMADVDCGMAKLRKAKIVNGVDAAEGEFPWMVSLVGLRGERFCGGALIHKKWVLTAAHCITKEATQFHVGVAGLDMKARDGTARKGIRLLRVNRIVNHPTYDPVKSKVADDIALIQLDQEAEWNDMVQPTCLPNPDKDSYTGMVATVAGWGLTNEIKNGGQRPNALQKVDLPIIENKVCQEWYKDEKKPLTIVDTSMCAGFEQGGKDACQGDSGGPLMIKKDGRHLLVGVVSAGVGCARPRLPGLYTRVNKYLDWISELVRAV, encoded by the exons ATGCATCAGCAGTATTTCTCGTTGATTGTGCTATCTCTTTGCTGTTTTCCACTCATCCATGCCTTCCTTAACA TGGCCGATGTTGACTGCGGAATGGCCAAACTTCGCAAAGCCAAGATTGTCAACGGAGTAGACGCTGCGGAAGGAGAATTTCCttg GATGGTCTCGTTAGTGGGTCTGCGCGGTGAGCGATTCTGCGGCGGCGCCCTCATCCATAAGAAATGGGTCCTGACTGCAGCCCATTGCATCAC gaAAGAAGCTACGCAATTTCATGTGGGCGTGGCAGGTCTTGATATGAAGGCTCGTGATGGAACGGCCCGGAAGGGCATTCGATTGTTGCGCGTTAATCGAATCGTCAATCATCCCACTTACGATCCTGTGAAGAGCAAAGTGGCCGATGACATCGCCTTAATTCAATTAGATCAAGAAGCCGAATGGAACGACATGGTTCAACCTACTTGTCTACCCAATCCGGACAAGGATTCTTACACTGGAATGGTGGCCACGGTGGCCGGCTGGGGTTTAACCAACGAAATCAAAAACG GTGGTCAAAGACCGAACGCCCTCCAGAAGGTTGACCTACCTATAATTGAGAATAAAGTATGCCAAGAGTGGTACAAAGATGAGAAGAAGCCGCTGACCATTGTCGACACGTCCATGTGCGCCGGATTCGAACAAGGCGGCAAAGATGCTTGCCAG GGTGACAGTGGAGGCCCGTTGATGATTAAAAAGGATGGACGCCATCTACTCGTCGGTGTCGTTAGTGCCGGCGTCGGTTGTGCACGACCTCGACTGCCCGGCCTCTACACCCGCGTCAACAAATATCTCGATTGGATCTCAGAGTTGGTACGCGCAGTATGA
- the LOC116929964 gene encoding trypsin-4: MQIMRLSSFFTLLSVLLLQFHVIHGFTNLADVDCGLSSIKGRKAKIVNGDETFEGEFPWMVSLVGLRGELICGGVLIHKKWVLTAAHCIRKEATQFQVSVAWNRGENNIANEARMFRINQIVNHPSYDPAKSKVADDIALINLAQEAAWSDLVKPICLPDPVKEPLTGVMATVAGWGHDKSGGRHATKLRKVGVPILANEKCKQWLEEGRKALAITENSMCAGYEEGGKDSCNGDSGGPLMIQDKDHHVAIGLVSGGIGCALPKLPGIYTRVDNYLEWISQTLDAK; the protein is encoded by the exons ATGCAAATCATGCGGTTGTCGTCGTTCTTCACGTTGCTGTCAGTTCTCCTTCTCCAATTCCATGTTATCCACGGCTTCACTAACC tGGCTGATGTGGATTGTGGTCTGTCCAGTATCAAAGGACGCAAGGCGAAAATAGTCAATGGCGACGAAACGTTTGAAGGCGAATTTCCTTG GATGGTGTCGCTAGTTGGTTTACGTGGAGAGCTCATTTGCGGTGGGGTCTTAATTCACAAGAAATGGGTCCTGACAGCTGCTCATTGTATCAG GAAAGAAGCGACTCAGTTTCAGGTGAGCGTCGCTTGGAACCGCGGCGAAAACAATATAGCGAACGAAGCGCGAATGTTTCGCATCAATCAAATCGTGAATCATCCGTCTTACGATCCCGCCAAGAGCAAAGTGGCCGATGATATCGCTCTCATCAATCTAGCGCAAGAAGCCGCTTGGAGTGATTTAGTAAAGCCCATTTGTTTGCCTGATCCGGTCAAAGAACCATTGACAGGTGTGATGGCAACCGTGGCCGGATGGGGGCACGACAAGAGCG GAGGCCGTCATGCGACCAAATTAAGGAAGGTCGGAGTTCCCATTTTGGCCAACGAAAAGTGCAAGCAGTGGTTGGAGGAAGGCAGAAAAGCGTTGGCTATAACCGAAAATTCCATGTGTGCCGGTTACGAGGAAGGCGGGAAAGATTCTTGCAAC GGAGATAGTGGTGGACCTCTGATGATTCAGGACAAAGATCATCACGTTGCGATCGGACTGGTCAGCGGCGGAATCGGTTGCGCACTTCCGAAGCTTCCAGGCATATACACGCGAGTCGACAACTACCTGGAATGGATCTCACAAACTCTTGATGCAAAATGA